Proteins from a genomic interval of Haemophilus parainfluenzae T3T1:
- the pyrG gene encoding glutamine hydrolyzing CTP synthase has translation MATNYIFVTGGVVSSLGKGIAAASLAAILEARGLNVTIMKLDPYINVDPGTMSPTQHGEVFVTQDGAETDLDLGHYERFIRTKMTKRNNFTTGKIYSEVLRKERRGDYLGATIQVIPHITNEIKDRVIAGAQGHDVVIVEVGGTVGDIESLPFLEALRQLAVQVGREHTIFMHLTLVPYIPTAGEVKTKPTQHSVKELLSIGIQPDVLICRSDRMIPPNERAKIALFCNVPERAVISLKDVNSIYQIPALLKSQGLDEFICQRFHLDCPEADLSEWEQVLYQEANPVGDVTIGMVGKYTELPDAYKSVNEALKHAGLKNRLSVHIKYIDSQDVETKGTEVLKGVDGILVPGGFGYRGVEGKILTAKYARENNVPYLGICLGMQIALIEYARNVAGLEKANSSEFDRHCEQPVVGLITEWQDAEGHIETRDDNSDLGGTMRLGAQQCHLIEGSKARALYGKETIEERHRHRYEVNNNLLPQIEKAGLKVTGLSADRKLVEIIEVPNHPWFVACQFHPEFTSTPRDGHPLFEGFVKAARENQLKTEK, from the coding sequence ATGAGCCCAACCCAACACGGCGAAGTGTTCGTGACACAAGACGGGGCGGAAACCGATTTAGACTTAGGTCACTACGAGCGTTTTATTCGTACCAAAATGACAAAACGCAATAACTTCACGACAGGTAAAATTTACTCAGAAGTATTACGCAAAGAGCGTCGTGGTGATTATTTAGGTGCGACAATTCAAGTTATCCCACACATCACCAATGAAATCAAAGATCGCGTGATTGCCGGTGCGCAAGGCCATGATGTGGTTATCGTGGAAGTAGGCGGAACAGTGGGTGATATTGAATCACTTCCATTCTTAGAAGCACTGCGCCAACTTGCCGTACAAGTGGGCCGTGAGCATACTATTTTTATGCACTTAACTTTAGTGCCATACATCCCAACGGCGGGCGAAGTAAAAACCAAGCCAACCCAACATTCTGTAAAAGAATTACTTTCGATTGGTATTCAACCGGATGTGCTTATCTGCCGTTCAGATCGCATGATTCCACCAAATGAGCGTGCAAAAATCGCCTTATTCTGTAACGTACCAGAACGTGCCGTCATCTCATTAAAAGATGTGAATTCGATCTACCAAATTCCGGCATTATTGAAATCACAAGGTTTAGATGAATTCATCTGCCAACGTTTCCACTTAGACTGTCCTGAAGCCGATCTTTCAGAATGGGAACAAGTGCTTTATCAAGAAGCCAACCCAGTGGGCGATGTGACCATCGGTATGGTAGGTAAATATACTGAATTACCAGATGCTTATAAATCAGTGAATGAAGCCTTAAAACACGCAGGTTTGAAAAACCGTTTAAGTGTGCATATCAAATACATTGATTCACAAGATGTCGAAACCAAAGGCACTGAAGTATTGAAAGGCGTCGATGGTATTTTAGTACCGGGCGGCTTTGGCTATCGTGGTGTAGAAGGCAAAATTTTGACCGCAAAATATGCACGTGAAAACAATGTGCCTTACCTCGGTATTTGTTTAGGGATGCAAATTGCGTTAATCGAATATGCGCGCAACGTGGCTGGCCTTGAAAAAGCGAACTCATCTGAATTTGATCGTCACTGTGAGCAACCTGTTGTGGGTTTGATTACAGAATGGCAAGATGCGGAAGGTCACATTGAAACCCGTGATGATAATTCTGATCTCGGTGGTACGATGCGTTTAGGTGCACAACAATGTCATTTAATTGAAGGCTCAAAAGCGCGTGCATTATATGGCAAAGAAACCATCGAAGAACGTCACCGTCACCGCTATGAAGTGAACAACAACCTGCTCCCACAAATTGAAAAAGCAGGTCTTAAAGTGACGGGCTTATCTGCGGATCGTAAATTAGTGGAAATCATTGAAGTACCAAACCACCCATGGTTTGTAGCATGTCAATTCCACCCAGAATTTACGTCAACGCCACGTGATGGTCACCCATTATTCGAAGGTTTTGTCAAAGCAGCCAGAGAAAATCAGTTAAAAACTGAAAAGTAA